A region from the Pseudomonas cucumis genome encodes:
- a CDS encoding FAD/NAD(P)-binding protein, whose protein sequence is MTETPGAQLTPAIRHADILIIGGGLSGAMLAAQLLRLPGKRQVLVIEPRAELGRGEAYSAVELGHTLNGNAARMSIDPDNADDLTHWLTEYIAAGGWPESDQQHVPISELFPPRGLFGVYVQQRLAEAQVVGARYGSTVEHVRAEVVDVQTDIDSVRLTLNDGQCLQGAYAVLATGMFAAARTPQTESSGLNAAALDPWDVTAMRQLDPQSTVLIIGSGLTMVDAVVSLEQAGHRGPIEVFSRHGLLPHVRRQPPAWVDFLAEDHSIRTPRQLMRELRRHCRDAIAQGIDWQAPLDTVRAHIGRLWSQATDVQRRQFVRHVRPWWESHHHRSPPLSAELVARLHGEGRLRIHAASFKGLEPSSVGGVNIRIRRRGEAQTCVVHGAALINSSGIEYDWRRVARPLPQQLLARGLVRPGPLALGIAAADDGAVLSADGQVASRLFAMGPPLRGMWWESTAVTDVASQAKALAVRLAGMCPVV, encoded by the coding sequence ATGACTGAAACACCAGGCGCACAGTTGACTCCCGCCATCCGCCACGCAGACATCCTGATCATCGGCGGCGGCCTCAGCGGCGCGATGCTGGCGGCGCAGTTGTTGCGTTTGCCGGGCAAGCGTCAGGTGCTGGTGATCGAACCTCGCGCCGAACTTGGTCGGGGCGAAGCGTACAGCGCGGTGGAGTTGGGCCATACGCTCAACGGCAACGCGGCGCGGATGAGCATCGATCCTGACAACGCTGATGATTTGACCCACTGGCTGACCGAGTACATTGCGGCCGGCGGTTGGCCGGAGTCGGATCAGCAGCATGTACCGATCAGTGAACTGTTTCCGCCGCGCGGGCTGTTTGGCGTTTATGTGCAGCAGCGTTTGGCCGAGGCGCAGGTGGTGGGCGCGCGGTACGGTTCGACGGTGGAGCATGTGCGCGCGGAAGTGGTCGATGTGCAGACCGATATCGATTCGGTGCGCCTGACCTTGAACGATGGCCAGTGTTTGCAAGGCGCCTATGCGGTGCTGGCCACTGGCATGTTCGCTGCCGCGCGCACGCCGCAAACCGAATCCAGCGGCTTGAACGCAGCGGCGCTCGACCCATGGGATGTGACCGCCATGCGTCAGCTCGATCCGCAGTCAACGGTGCTGATCATCGGCTCGGGCCTGACCATGGTCGATGCCGTGGTGTCCCTGGAACAGGCCGGGCATCGCGGGCCGATCGAAGTGTTCTCCCGGCATGGGCTGCTGCCACATGTGCGGCGACAGCCTCCGGCCTGGGTCGATTTCTTGGCCGAGGATCACAGCATTCGCACGCCGCGTCAGCTGATGCGCGAACTGCGTCGGCATTGCCGCGACGCCATCGCCCAGGGCATCGACTGGCAAGCGCCGCTCGACACCGTGCGGGCGCACATCGGGCGGTTGTGGAGCCAGGCGACGGATGTGCAGCGTCGGCAGTTTGTACGGCATGTGCGGCCGTGGTGGGAAAGCCATCACCATCGCTCGCCGCCGTTGAGTGCCGAGTTGGTGGCGCGGCTGCACGGGGAAGGGCGGTTGCGGATTCATGCTGCATCGTTCAAAGGGTTGGAGCCTTCATCGGTCGGCGGGGTGAATATCCGCATCCGTCGCCGTGGCGAGGCGCAAACCTGCGTGGTGCACGGCGCGGCACTGATCAATTCCAGCGGCATCGAATACGACTGGCGGCGAGTGGCGCGGCCATTGCCGCAGCAGCTATTGGCGCGCGGGTTGGTGCGGCCGGGGCCATTGGCGTTGGGGATTGCGGCCGCGGATGACGGCGCGGTGCTAAGCGCCGATGGGCAGGTCGCCAGCCGCTTGTTCGCCATGGGTCCACCGTTGCGCGGGATGTGGTGGGAGAGCACGGCAGTGACTGATGTGGCGAGCCAGGCCAAGGCGTTGGCGGTGCGGTTGGCAGGTATGTGTCCGGTGGTTTGA
- a CDS encoding helix-turn-helix domain-containing protein: MHKDSTQRASVLQHVSQNVRRLRHAADMSQTALAEKSGVSRRMLVAIEAGEKNVSLTTLDRVAEALDVAFSDLIQAPDARDPSRINELAWAGTIPGSKAVLLSKATATREVELWEWRLEPGEHYPSEPDAEGWSEQLYVFEGCLTLMLGDQPQKIAAGEFFMFASNQPHSYRNDGAVAARFVRNVVI, from the coding sequence GTGCACAAAGATTCCACCCAGCGGGCGTCGGTTCTCCAGCACGTTAGCCAGAACGTTAGACGTCTGCGCCACGCCGCCGACATGAGCCAGACCGCCCTGGCTGAAAAGTCCGGGGTCAGCCGCCGGATGCTGGTGGCCATCGAGGCCGGCGAGAAGAACGTCAGCCTGACCACCCTCGATCGCGTGGCCGAAGCGCTGGACGTGGCCTTCAGCGATCTGATCCAGGCCCCGGATGCCCGCGACCCGAGCCGCATCAACGAACTGGCCTGGGCTGGCACCATCCCGGGCAGTAAAGCGGTGCTATTGTCTAAAGCCACCGCCACCCGCGAAGTTGAACTGTGGGAATGGCGCCTCGAACCGGGTGAACATTACCCTTCGGAGCCGGATGCGGAAGGCTGGAGCGAACAGCTCTATGTGTTCGAAGGCTGCCTGACCCTGATGCTCGGCGACCAACCGCAGAAAATCGCGGCCGGTGAGTTCTTCATGTTCGCCAGCAATCAACCCCATTCCTATCGCAATGATGGGGCGGTGGCGGCGCGGTTTGTGCGTAATGTGGTGATCTGA
- a CDS encoding DMT family transporter, producing the protein MHYIAHLVVLRSILPNFRRIVRLPQVARKVMTSVNSSPASSRFSRFSKAECVLVLITMVWGGTFLLVQHAMTVSGPMFFVGLRFAAAAIIVALFSWRHLRELTLFELKAGAFIGVAIMLGYGLQTVGLQTIPSSQSAFITALYVPFVPLLQWLVLGRRPGLMPSIGIMLAFTGLMLLSGPAGASFNFSPGEIATLISAVAIAAEIILISTYAGQVDVRRVTVVQLAVTSVLAFLMVVPTQEVIPGFSWLLLCSALGLGAASAAIQVAMNWAQKSVSPTRATLIYAGEPVWAGIVGRIAGERLPAIALVGAGLIVAAVIVSELKTKGKAALEVEDDLDREAEH; encoded by the coding sequence GTGCACTATATTGCTCACTTGGTGGTATTGCGCAGTATACTGCCCAACTTCCGGCGCATTGTGCGTCTCCCTCAGGTAGCGCGCAAGGTCATGACGTCGGTGAACTCCTCCCCTGCTTCCTCCCGTTTCTCACGGTTCAGCAAAGCTGAGTGCGTGTTGGTGCTGATCACCATGGTCTGGGGCGGGACCTTTTTGCTGGTGCAGCATGCAATGACCGTCAGCGGGCCGATGTTTTTTGTCGGCCTGCGTTTTGCCGCGGCAGCGATTATCGTTGCCCTGTTCTCCTGGCGTCATCTGCGCGAACTGACCCTGTTCGAACTCAAGGCCGGGGCGTTTATCGGCGTGGCGATCATGCTCGGTTACGGCTTGCAGACCGTGGGTTTGCAGACAATTCCCAGCAGTCAGTCGGCGTTTATTACCGCGCTGTATGTGCCGTTCGTGCCGTTGCTGCAATGGCTGGTGCTGGGTCGGCGGCCGGGCTTGATGCCAAGCATCGGGATCATGCTGGCCTTTACCGGGTTGATGCTGCTGTCGGGACCTGCCGGCGCTTCGTTCAATTTCAGCCCCGGTGAAATCGCCACATTGATCAGCGCCGTGGCGATTGCGGCGGAGATCATTCTGATCAGCACCTATGCCGGCCAGGTCGACGTGCGCCGGGTGACGGTGGTGCAACTGGCGGTGACTTCAGTGCTGGCGTTTCTGATGGTGGTGCCGACTCAGGAAGTGATTCCGGGGTTCTCCTGGTTATTGTTGTGCAGCGCATTGGGGCTGGGCGCGGCGAGTGCGGCGATTCAGGTGGCGATGAACTGGGCGCAGAAGAGTGTTTCGCCGACGCGGGCAACGCTCATCTATGCCGGGGAGCCGGTGTGGGCCGGGATTGTCGGGCGGATTGCCGGGGAACGGTTGCCGGCGATTGCGCTGGTGGGCGCGGGGTTGATTGTGGCGGCGGTGATTGTCAGTGAGTTGAAGACCAAGGGTAAAGCGGCTCTTGAGGTTGAGGACGATCTGGATCGGGAAGCCGAGCACTGA
- a CDS encoding monovalent cation/H+ antiporter subunit A, which yields MSLIVLLLLPFIGSCLAALLPHNARNTESLLAGLVALIGTVQVALLYPQIAHGGVIREEFFWLPSLGLNFVLRMDGFAWLFSMLVLGIGTLVSLYARYYMSPDDPVPRFFAFFLAFMGAMLGLVISGNLIQIVFFWELTSLFSFLLIGYWHHRADARRGAYMALMVTGAGGLCLLAGVMLLGHVVGSYDLDKVLAAGNLIRAHALYPILLPLILIGALSKSAQFPFHFWLPHAMAAPTPVSAYLHSATMVKAGVFLLARLWPSLSGSEEWFYIVSGAGACTLLLGAYCAMFQNDLKGLLAYSTISHLGLITLLLGLNSPLAAVAAVFHILNHATFKASLFMAAGIIDHESGTRDIRKLSGLIKLIPFTATLAMVASASMAGVPLLNGFLSKEMFFAETVFINATAWIEMTLPIVATIAGTFSVAYSLRFTVDVFFGPTATDLPHTPHEPPRWMRAPVELLVFTCLVVGIFPAQVVGPLLAAAALPVVGGTLPEYSLAIWHGWNAPMIMSLIAMSGGITLYLLLRNQLKRGRFIHPPVISHFNGKRLFERSLVIMMRLARRLERRISTRRLQTQLFLVVLAAVLAGLIPMLHSSLSWGDRPKIQGSIVFVILWLLAIACALGAAWQAKYHRLAALTMVSVCGLMTCVTFVWFSAPDLALTQLAVEVVTTVLILLGLRWLPRRIEEVSPLPSSLRKARVRRVRDLALSTVVGGGMALLSYAMLTRQTPNDISSFYLSRALPEGGGSNVVNVMLVDFRGFDTLGEITVLVAVALAVFALLRRFRPPKESLQLPAQQRLLAPDVVTDLVNPRHASDTALGFMMVPAVLVRLLLPIALVVSVYLFLRGHNQPGGGFVAGLVMSVAFILQYMVAGTQWVEAQMSLRPLRWMGTGLLFATVTGLGAMAAGYPFLTTHTWHFTLPLLGDIHIASALFFDIGVYAVVVGSTLLILTALAHQSVRGHKTSAQPKPVAKAAATQGAI from the coding sequence ATGTCCCTGATAGTTCTACTGCTTCTGCCTTTTATCGGCAGTTGTCTGGCAGCCTTGCTGCCGCACAACGCGCGTAATACCGAATCGCTGTTGGCTGGCCTGGTTGCCCTGATCGGCACCGTCCAGGTCGCCCTCTTGTACCCGCAAATCGCCCATGGCGGCGTGATCCGCGAAGAATTCTTCTGGCTACCGAGCCTGGGCCTGAACTTCGTTCTGCGCATGGACGGTTTCGCCTGGCTGTTCTCGATGCTGGTGCTGGGCATCGGCACGCTGGTTTCTCTGTACGCCCGTTATTACATGTCACCAGACGATCCGGTGCCGCGTTTCTTCGCGTTTTTCCTGGCGTTCATGGGCGCCATGCTGGGGTTGGTGATCTCCGGCAATCTCATCCAGATCGTGTTTTTCTGGGAGCTGACCAGCCTCTTTTCATTCCTGTTGATCGGCTACTGGCACCACCGCGCCGATGCGCGACGTGGCGCCTATATGGCGTTGATGGTCACCGGTGCCGGTGGCTTGTGTTTGCTGGCGGGGGTCATGCTGCTCGGCCATGTGGTCGGCAGCTATGACCTGGACAAGGTTCTGGCCGCCGGCAATCTGATTCGCGCACATGCCCTCTACCCTATTCTGCTTCCGCTGATCCTGATCGGCGCCTTGAGCAAAAGTGCGCAGTTCCCCTTCCACTTCTGGCTGCCCCACGCCATGGCGGCGCCGACACCGGTTTCGGCGTATCTGCACTCGGCGACCATGGTCAAGGCCGGGGTGTTCCTGCTCGCACGCCTGTGGCCGTCGCTGTCCGGCAGTGAAGAATGGTTCTACATCGTCAGCGGGGCCGGGGCCTGCACCTTGTTGCTCGGCGCTTACTGCGCGATGTTTCAGAACGACCTCAAGGGCCTGCTGGCCTACTCGACCATCAGCCACCTGGGCCTGATCACTCTGCTGCTGGGCCTGAACAGTCCGCTGGCCGCCGTCGCCGCGGTGTTCCACATTCTCAACCACGCCACGTTCAAGGCCTCGCTGTTCATGGCCGCCGGGATCATCGACCACGAGAGCGGCACCCGGGACATTCGCAAACTCAGCGGCCTGATCAAACTGATCCCGTTCACCGCCACACTCGCCATGGTCGCCAGCGCGTCGATGGCCGGCGTACCGCTGCTCAACGGTTTCCTGTCGAAAGAGATGTTCTTTGCCGAAACCGTGTTCATCAACGCCACGGCCTGGATCGAGATGACCCTTCCGATCGTCGCGACCATCGCCGGGACGTTCAGCGTGGCCTACTCCCTGCGCTTCACCGTCGACGTGTTCTTCGGCCCAACCGCCACCGACCTGCCGCACACCCCGCACGAGCCGCCACGCTGGATGCGCGCGCCGGTGGAGTTGCTGGTGTTCACCTGTCTGGTGGTGGGGATCTTCCCCGCTCAAGTGGTTGGCCCGTTGCTCGCGGCGGCGGCATTGCCGGTGGTGGGCGGCACGCTGCCCGAGTACAGCCTGGCGATCTGGCACGGCTGGAACGCACCGATGATCATGAGCCTGATCGCCATGTCTGGCGGCATCACCCTCTATCTGCTGTTACGCAATCAGCTCAAGCGCGGGCGCTTCATACACCCGCCGGTGATCAGCCACTTCAACGGCAAGCGCCTGTTCGAGCGCAGCCTGGTGATCATGATGCGCCTGGCCCGTCGCCTGGAGCGGCGGATCAGCACCCGGCGCCTGCAAACCCAACTGTTTCTGGTGGTGCTCGCCGCCGTGCTGGCTGGATTGATCCCGATGCTGCACAGCAGCCTGAGCTGGGGCGACCGGCCGAAAATCCAGGGCTCGATCGTGTTCGTGATCCTCTGGCTGCTGGCGATTGCTTGCGCCCTCGGCGCGGCGTGGCAAGCCAAGTATCACCGACTCGCGGCCCTGACCATGGTCAGCGTCTGCGGCCTGATGACCTGCGTGACCTTCGTCTGGTTCTCGGCACCGGACCTGGCCCTGACGCAATTGGCAGTGGAAGTGGTGACCACGGTATTGATCCTCCTCGGTCTGCGCTGGCTGCCGCGCCGGATCGAAGAGGTCTCGCCGTTGCCGAGCAGCCTGCGCAAGGCGCGGGTTCGAAGGGTTCGCGACCTGGCGCTGTCGACTGTGGTCGGTGGTGGCATGGCGCTTCTGTCCTACGCGATGCTGACCCGCCAGACGCCCAACGACATTTCCTCGTTCTACCTCAGTCGCGCCCTGCCCGAAGGCGGCGGCAGCAACGTGGTCAATGTGATGCTGGTGGACTTCCGTGGCTTCGACACCCTCGGCGAAATCACCGTGCTGGTGGCGGTGGCCCTGGCCGTGTTCGCCCTGCTGCGACGCTTCCGTCCACCGAAAGAAAGCCTGCAACTGCCGGCCCAACAGCGCTTGCTGGCGCCCGATGTGGTCACCGACCTGGTCAACCCGCGTCACGCCAGCGACACCGCGCTCGGTTTCATGATGGTGCCGGCGGTGCTGGTGCGTTTGCTGTTGCCGATTGCGCTGGTGGTGTCGGTCTATCTGTTCTTGCGCGGGCACAATCAACCGGGAGGCGGTTTCGTTGCCGGCCTGGTGATGTCGGTGGCGTTCATCCTGCAATACATGGTCGCCGGCACCCAGTGGGTCGAGGCACAAATGAGCCTGCGACCGCTGCGCTGGATGGGCACCGGGCTGCTGTTCGCCACGGTCACCGGGCTCGGGGCGATGGCGGCCGGGTATCCATTCCTCACCACCCACACCTGGCATTTCACACTGCCGCTGCTGGGCGACATTCACATCGCCAGTGCGTTGTTCTTCGATATCGGTGTGTACGCCGTGGTGGTCGGTTCGACCCTGTTGATCCTGACCGCCCTCGCCCACCAATCGGTACGCGGTCATAAAACCAGCGCGCAACCCAAGCCCGTGGCCAAAGCGGCTGCCACGCAAGGAGCCATCTGA
- a CDS encoding Na+/H+ antiporter subunit C, with translation MEEVIAIAIGVLAASGVWLVLRPRTFQVVMGLCLLSYGVNLFIFSMGSLFIGKEPNIKDGVPQDLLHYTDPLPQALVLTAIVISFAMTALFLVVLLASRGLTGTDHVDGREPKE, from the coding sequence ATGGAAGAAGTCATCGCAATCGCCATCGGTGTGCTGGCCGCGTCCGGTGTGTGGCTGGTGCTGCGGCCACGGACGTTCCAGGTGGTCATGGGCCTGTGCCTGCTGTCCTACGGCGTCAACCTGTTCATCTTCAGCATGGGCAGCCTGTTCATCGGCAAGGAGCCGAACATCAAGGACGGCGTACCTCAGGATTTGCTCCACTACACCGACCCGCTGCCGCAAGCGTTGGTGCTGACCGCGATCGTCATCAGCTTCGCCATGACCGCGCTGTTCCTGGTGGTGCTGCTCGCCTCCCGGGGCCTGACCGGCACCGACCATGTGGATGGCCGGGAGCCTAAAGAATGA
- a CDS encoding monovalent cation/H+ antiporter subunit D produces MNLMAHLIAAPILLPLLTAAVMLMLGEKHRPLKAKINLFSSLLGLGIAVMLLQWTQATGVPGSIGVYLPGNWQVPFGIVLVVDRLSALMLVLTGIIGVSALLFAMARWDGAGSSFHALFQIQLMGLYGAFLTADLFNLFVFFEVLLAASYGLMLHGSGRARVSSGLHYISINLLASSLFLIGAALIYGVTGTLNMADLALKIPLVPEADRGLLHAGAAILAVAFLAKAGMWPLNFWLVPAYSAASAPVAAMFAIMTKVGVYTLLRLWTLLFSGQAGASAYFGGNWLIYGGMATIVCAAVAILAAQRLERMASLSILVSAGILLSAIGFAQPNLIGAALFYLVSSTLALSALFLLAELIERSRSANEMPLFDDGELLPRPLESLQPPKGFNLDDERKALVGQVIPWTMAFLGLSFIACALLIIGMPPLSGFIGKLSLLSALLNPLGLGNGSDEPISNGAWGLLALLILSGLASLIAFSRLGIQRFWTPQERPSPLLRRLECVPIVILLGLGIALTFKAEPLLRYTQAAADALNNPQQYVMAVLGTRVIPGPQAKTALLEVQP; encoded by the coding sequence ATGAATCTGATGGCACACCTGATCGCTGCACCGATTCTGCTACCGCTGCTGACCGCCGCGGTGATGCTGATGCTGGGTGAGAAACACCGCCCGTTAAAGGCCAAAATCAATCTGTTCTCCAGCCTGTTGGGGCTGGGCATTGCCGTGATGTTGCTGCAATGGACGCAAGCCACCGGCGTACCCGGCTCCATCGGTGTGTACCTGCCGGGCAACTGGCAGGTGCCGTTCGGCATTGTGCTGGTGGTTGATCGTCTGTCGGCGCTGATGCTGGTGCTGACCGGGATCATCGGCGTCAGCGCCCTGCTGTTCGCCATGGCCCGCTGGGACGGCGCCGGTTCGAGTTTCCACGCGCTGTTCCAGATTCAGTTGATGGGCCTGTACGGCGCCTTCCTGACGGCGGACCTGTTCAACCTGTTCGTGTTTTTCGAAGTACTGCTGGCCGCCTCTTACGGGCTGATGCTGCACGGTTCGGGCCGGGCACGGGTGTCGTCGGGGCTGCATTACATCTCGATCAACCTGCTGGCCTCGTCGCTGTTTCTGATTGGCGCGGCGCTGATCTACGGCGTCACCGGCACGCTGAACATGGCCGACCTGGCGCTGAAAATCCCGCTGGTGCCGGAAGCCGATCGCGGCTTGCTGCATGCCGGCGCGGCGATTCTGGCGGTGGCGTTCCTGGCCAAGGCCGGGATGTGGCCGCTGAACTTCTGGCTGGTGCCGGCCTATTCCGCGGCCAGCGCGCCCGTGGCGGCGATGTTCGCGATCATGACCAAGGTCGGCGTCTACACCTTGCTACGTCTGTGGACGCTGCTGTTCTCCGGGCAGGCCGGGGCATCCGCGTACTTCGGTGGCAACTGGCTGATCTACGGCGGCATGGCGACCATCGTCTGCGCCGCCGTGGCGATCCTCGCCGCGCAACGCCTGGAACGCATGGCCAGCCTGAGCATTCTGGTGTCGGCAGGGATTCTGTTGTCGGCCATCGGTTTCGCCCAGCCGAACCTGATTGGCGCGGCGCTGTTCTATCTGGTCAGTTCGACCCTGGCCTTGAGCGCGCTGTTCCTGCTGGCCGAACTGATCGAGCGCTCGCGTTCGGCCAACGAAATGCCGCTGTTCGATGACGGCGAGTTGTTGCCACGGCCCCTGGAATCCTTGCAGCCGCCCAAAGGCTTCAACCTCGATGACGAACGTAAAGCACTGGTCGGCCAGGTGATTCCCTGGACCATGGCTTTCCTCGGCTTGAGCTTCATCGCCTGCGCCCTGCTGATCATCGGTATGCCGCCGCTTTCCGGGTTTATCGGCAAACTCAGTCTGCTCAGCGCCCTGCTCAATCCGCTGGGGCTGGGTAATGGCAGCGACGAACCGATATCAAATGGCGCGTGGGGTTTGCTCGCCCTGTTGATTCTGTCCGGGCTGGCCTCGCTGATCGCTTTCTCGCGTTTGGGCATCCAGCGTTTCTGGACCCCGCAAGAGCGGCCGTCGCCCTTGCTGCGGCGCCTGGAATGCGTGCCGATCGTCATTCTGCTGGGGCTGGGAATTGCGCTGACATTCAAGGCCGAACCGCTGCTGCGCTATACCCAAGCGGCGGCCGATGCACTGAACAACCCGCAGCAATACGTGATGGCGGTGCTCGGCACCCGTGTGATTCCAGGCCCGCAAGCCAAGACAGCGCTGCTGGAGGTGCAACCATGA
- a CDS encoding Na+/H+ antiporter subunit E, with translation MKRLFPAPWLSLALWLLWLVLNLSMSPGNLLLGAMLGFCAPLMMRKLRPLPIRIRRPGVILRLFLLVGRDVLVSNLAVAWGVLNAGRRAPRSQFIKVPLDLRDANGLAALSMICTVVPGTVWSELALDRSILLLHVFDLDDKNQFIQHFKATYERPLMEIFE, from the coding sequence ATGAAGCGTCTGTTTCCTGCACCGTGGCTGTCGCTGGCGTTGTGGCTGCTGTGGCTGGTGCTGAACCTGTCGATGAGCCCCGGCAATCTACTGCTGGGCGCCATGCTGGGGTTCTGCGCACCGTTGATGATGCGCAAGCTGCGGCCGCTGCCGATCCGCATTCGTCGGCCTGGGGTGATCCTGCGTTTGTTCTTGCTGGTCGGGCGCGACGTGCTCGTGTCCAACCTCGCCGTGGCCTGGGGCGTGCTCAACGCGGGCCGTCGTGCGCCTCGCTCGCAGTTCATCAAGGTGCCGCTGGACTTGCGCGATGCCAACGGCCTGGCAGCGCTGTCGATGATCTGCACGGTGGTCCCCGGCACGGTCTGGTCGGAACTGGCGCTGGATCGCAGCATTCTGTTGCTGCACGTCTTCGATCTGGATGACAAAAACCAATTCATCCAGCACTTCAAGGCGACCTACGAGCGCCCCTTGATGGAGATCTTCGAATGA
- a CDS encoding K+/H+ antiporter subunit F, with the protein MSALLSNAILLSLFIFSVAMILTLIRLFKGPSAQDRVLALDYLYIIAMLMMLTLGIRYASDTYFEAALLIALFGFVGSFALAKFLLRGEVIE; encoded by the coding sequence ATGAGCGCATTGCTGTCGAACGCGATCCTGCTGAGCCTGTTCATCTTTTCGGTGGCGATGATTCTGACCCTGATCCGGCTGTTCAAAGGCCCGTCGGCTCAGGACCGGGTTCTGGCGCTGGATTACCTGTACATCATCGCCATGCTGATGATGCTCACGCTGGGCATTCGTTATGCCAGTGACACCTACTTCGAGGCGGCGCTGCTGATCGCCCTGTTCGGCTTCGTCGGCTCGTTTGCCCTGGCCAAATTCCTGCTGCGTGGCGAGGTGATCGAATGA
- a CDS encoding Na+/H+ antiporter subunit G — translation MRPELSLWVEIAVAILLVLSSLFTLIGAVGLLRMKDYFQRMHPPALASTLGAWCVALASIIYFSALKSTPVLHAWLIPILLSITVPVTTLLLARAALFRKRMAGDDVPAEVSSRRTETGS, via the coding sequence ATGAGGCCTGAACTGTCTCTATGGGTGGAAATTGCGGTGGCGATTCTGTTGGTGCTGAGCAGCCTGTTTACGCTGATCGGTGCGGTCGGGCTGTTGCGGATGAAGGATTATTTCCAGCGCATGCACCCGCCGGCGCTGGCCTCGACCTTGGGCGCGTGGTGCGTGGCACTGGCTTCGATCATTTACTTTTCGGCGCTCAAATCGACGCCGGTGCTACATGCCTGGCTGATCCCGATTCTGCTGTCGATCACGGTGCCGGTGACCACACTACTGCTGGCTCGGGCGGCGCTGTTTCGCAAGCGCATGGCGGGGGATGATGTGCCGGCCGAGGTGAGTAGTCGGCGGACGGAAACGGGGAGTTAA
- a CDS encoding DUF3995 domain-containing protein codes for MSLLVAQWIAAIFLLISLVHLYWAAGGKWGSEAAVPRVPGEGGEASRPAFKPSGFATLLVAVGLLLIAMLVCLRVGLYLPTVHHWSLQWVISAIAMLMFARAIGDSNLVGFFKQEKGSRFARLDTWAYSPLCVVLGAGLLAVAWI; via the coding sequence ATGAGCCTTTTGGTCGCGCAATGGATTGCTGCAATCTTTTTATTGATCAGCCTGGTCCACCTGTATTGGGCTGCGGGTGGCAAGTGGGGCAGCGAGGCGGCGGTGCCGCGAGTGCCCGGGGAGGGCGGTGAGGCATCAAGGCCGGCGTTCAAGCCGTCGGGCTTTGCCACGTTGCTGGTGGCGGTGGGTTTACTGCTGATCGCGATGCTGGTGTGCCTGCGGGTCGGGTTGTATCTGCCCACGGTGCACCACTGGTCGTTGCAATGGGTGATCAGCGCGATCGCGATGCTGATGTTCGCCCGGGCGATCGGCGATTCGAATTTGGTGGGGTTCTTCAAGCAGGAGAAGGGCTCGAGGTTTGCCCGGCTGGATACATGGGCCTATTCGCCGTTGTGTGTGGTGTTGGGGGCGGGGTTGTTGGCGGTGGCCTGGATCTGA
- a CDS encoding ABC transporter substrate-binding protein encodes MKGFRRLLAATLATFGLLASPVPVFAAQAPIHFADLNWESGSLITDILRIIVEKGYGLPTDTLPGTTITLETALANNDIQVIGEEWAGRSPVWVKAEAEGKVAALGDTVKGATEGWWVPEYVIKGDPAKGIKPLAPDLRSISDLPRYKDVFKDPETPGKGRFLNSPIGWTSEVVNKQKLKAYGLDDSYVNFRSGSGAALDAEISSSIRRGKPVLFYYWSPTPLLGRFKLIQLQEPPFDAEAWKTLTDADNPNPKPTRSLPSKLSIGVSTPFQKQYPQIAEFFTKVDLPIEALNKALAEMSEKHTPPRQAAEAFMKAHPDVWQAWVPKDVADKVAASLK; translated from the coding sequence ATGAAGGGATTTCGACGGTTACTGGCCGCTACCCTGGCCACGTTCGGTTTATTGGCTTCACCCGTTCCGGTGTTCGCTGCCCAGGCGCCGATCCATTTCGCCGACCTGAATTGGGAAAGTGGCAGCCTGATCACCGATATCCTGCGGATCATCGTCGAGAAGGGTTATGGCTTGCCGACCGACACCTTGCCGGGGACGACCATTACCCTAGAGACCGCACTGGCCAACAATGACATTCAGGTCATTGGCGAAGAATGGGCCGGTCGCAGCCCGGTCTGGGTCAAGGCTGAAGCAGAGGGCAAAGTCGCGGCACTGGGCGATACGGTCAAGGGCGCTACCGAGGGCTGGTGGGTGCCGGAGTACGTGATCAAGGGCGACCCGGCCAAGGGCATCAAGCCGCTGGCGCCGGATCTGCGCAGTATCAGTGATCTGCCACGTTACAAGGACGTGTTCAAAGACCCGGAAACCCCGGGCAAGGGGCGCTTCCTCAACAGCCCGATCGGCTGGACGTCGGAAGTGGTCAACAAGCAGAAACTCAAGGCGTATGGGCTGGACGACAGCTACGTGAACTTCCGCAGTGGTTCGGGGGCGGCGCTGGACGCAGAGATCAGTTCGTCGATTCGTCGCGGCAAACCGGTCCTGTTCTACTACTGGTCGCCGACGCCGTTGCTCGGCCGTTTCAAGCTGATACAGCTGCAAGAACCACCGTTCGACGCCGAAGCCTGGAAAACCCTGACCGACGCCGACAACCCCAATCCGAAACCGACTCGCTCTCTGCCCTCGAAGCTGTCCATCGGCGTGTCCACGCCATTCCAGAAACAATACCCGCAGATTGCCGAGTTCTTCACCAAGGTCGATTTGCCGATCGAAGCGTTGAATAAGGCCCTGGCTGAGATGAGCGAAAAACACACTCCACCACGTCAAGCGGCGGAGGCGTTCATGAAGGCGCACCCGGACGTGTGGCAGGCCTGGGTGCCCAAGGATGTAGCGGACAAAGTCGCTGCGTCCCTGAAATAA